The Halostagnicola larsenii XH-48 region GATGAAGAAGAAACGCCGCGTCATCTTAGAGCGGTTCGACGAGCGAGTCGACGAGATATACGCGGAAGAGTAACGACATTGCGGTCGCCGCTTGATACTAGAGTCCGACCATTTCGATGGTAATCGCTTTGGGGCGACTCGAGCGGTGATATCGACGAAACGATTTTACTTACTCCTGAAGTAGCCCCGCTGGATGACGTTCGTCGCCGAATTCACGATCCCCGCCGCAGAATTTTCGTTCGGAACTGTCCTGCAGAAGTATTCTGGGCTGGTCATCGAGTTCGAAAGTGTCGTCCCAACCTACCACGGACTCATGCCGTTTATTTTCGTCTGGAGCGACGGCCACTACGACGAAATCGAACCCGTGATTCGGTCGGACCCCGCCGTCGAAACGATAACGGAAGTCGATCAGTTCGACGACGGTCGGCTGTACAACGTGACGTGGTCCGATTCAGTTCCTATACTCGCGGACGCCCTTCTCGAGTCGCGAGCAACCCTGATCGAGGGGATCGGTACCGCCGACGGCTGGACCTTCGAGATCAGGTTCCGCGAGCAAGAGCGGATCGAAGCGTTTCAAGAGCGCGTCCGCGAGTACGGTATCGCGCTCGAGCTCCAGCGGCTCCGGGCGGAACTCGAGGTTTCGACGAGCATGAAATACGATCTCACCGACAAGCAGTACGAAACGCTCGTCACGGCGTTCGAAGCGGGCTACTTCGAGAATCCGAAAGACGCGACGCTAGAGGAGATCGGCGACGAACTCGGCGTCTCCGGGGCGGCAGTCACCGGCCGGCTACGCCGGGGTCTAACATCGGTGCTCTCACAGACCGTAATGCGCGGTGAGCAGGCGAGGGACTAGCGAGTGGAGCGGGCCGACGCCAGCCCAACGGATAAGGACCACAACAACTTAACGGCGATACTAAAGGGGCTCCCGCGAGTAATAAAAACGAGTCGCCGGACCGATGCCGAACGGAGGGATGTCCATGTCAAATTCATCGGGAACGGACCCACGCCCGGAAGCGGAAACGGTCACGTACAAAACGAGTATCCAGCCGAACGAGCGAATGATCGACGCCATCGTTCGATTGCTCGAGAAACTGCCCGCCAGCACGCAGACCGAAGTAAGCCCGCTCTACGATCACGCCGATCCAGAGGCGCTCGAACAACTGTTTGCCAACACGGAGACGAGCACCCGAACGGGGACTGCGACGGTCGCTATCGGCAACCTCGAGATCGTCGTTCGGGACGGCGAACGCGTCGAGATTCGGGTCATCGACGAAACCGACCTATCGAACGGGACCGGCGGTCGAGGCGAGCACAAAAGCGGGTCACCGTAATTCGTTTAAATCGGTATCGTTTTGCGAGTACACGTCGCATAAACTCACATGAAAAATGCACGGGGACCGCTGTGTTCGATAGACGTCGGCGATCGAACGGTCGATACCGAACGGATCGACGACGTGCTCGAGTCGTTCATCGGCGGTCGCGGCGTCGGAACGAAGTTGGCCCACGATCGGATTCCCTTCGACGCCGATCCGTTCGGCGCGGAAAACCGCCTGTATTTCGCGACGGGGCCGATGCAACACTCGACGATGAGCTTTACGGGTCGAATGTCGGCGACGGCCGTTTCGCCGCTGACCGACGGGTTGCTCTCCTCGAACGCGGGCGGCTTTCTCTCGCGGAACTTCACCGCGACCGGGTACGGGGCCGTCGA contains the following coding sequences:
- a CDS encoding helix-turn-helix domain-containing protein yields the protein MTFVAEFTIPAAEFSFGTVLQKYSGLVIEFESVVPTYHGLMPFIFVWSDGHYDEIEPVIRSDPAVETITEVDQFDDGRLYNVTWSDSVPILADALLESRATLIEGIGTADGWTFEIRFREQERIEAFQERVREYGIALELQRLRAELEVSTSMKYDLTDKQYETLVTAFEAGYFENPKDATLEEIGDELGVSGAAVTGRLRRGLTSVLSQTVMRGEQARD
- a CDS encoding HalOD1 output domain-containing protein → MSNSSGTDPRPEAETVTYKTSIQPNERMIDAIVRLLEKLPASTQTEVSPLYDHADPEALEQLFANTETSTRTGTATVAIGNLEIVVRDGERVEIRVIDETDLSNGTGGRGEHKSGSP